Proteins encoded together in one Amblyomma americanum isolate KBUSLIRL-KWMA chromosome 1, ASM5285725v1, whole genome shotgun sequence window:
- the LOC144119815 gene encoding uncharacterized protein LOC144119815: MFAGAGLNEHEILALLEAVRDVLRPQNPVLLGLSGGIDLSEGTTGDQQVLSCDAAVQGPSGQQTTNTDTDSTEYYTNYMTYVPDAVNEHTFYAAAEVPAEDLGTVVTAAYVLGSPLSFNSTQSDAEDGQTATAAGEEASTHNGHQLQDQPTVNEAAPISSSSHEQQHTTPVSSTRRPSAAAAGQTAALPRSTPRQSRSMQQAGHLEEVIQLNRENVELETASLQAQKRAAETVQATTQTAADAVTKMVHAAKHFLKLNDAAVKTIEKFGCLADALTELTQVQTELPSVHHD, encoded by the exons ATGTTTGCAGGTGCTGGCCTGAATGAGCATGAGATTCTAGCCCTGCTGGAAGCAGTCAGGGATGTCCTCAGGCCTCAGAATCCCGTGCTTCTGGGCCTGTCGGGCGGCATAGACCTGAGCGA GGGCACCACAGGCGACCAGCAGGTGCTGTCATGTGATGCAGCTGTGCAAGGGCCATCTGGGCAGCAGACCACAAACACTGACACTGACTCCACAGAGTACTACACCAATTATATGACTTATGTTCCTGATGCCGTCAATGAGCACACATTTTACGCTGCTGCTGAGGTACCAGCAGAAGACCTAGGCACTGTCGTCACAGCTGCTTATGTGCTAGGAAGCCCACTATCCTTCAACAGCACACAGTCAGATGCAGAGGATGGCcagacagccacagcagcaggtgAAGAAGCTTCTACACACAACGGCCACCAGCTGCAGGACCAGCCGACAGTGAACGAGGCTGCACCTATCAGCAGTAGCAGTCACGAGCAGCAACACACCACACCAGTCAGCAGCACACGgcggccatcagcagcagcagcagggcagaCTGCAGCCCTGCCGCGTTCTACTCCGCGGCAGTCACGGTCTATGCAGCAGGCTGGGCACCTAGAGGAGGTGATCCAACTTAATCGCGAGAATGTTGAGCTGGAGACAGCTTCTCTACAGGCACAAAAAAGGGCAGCTGAGACTGTTCAGGCAACAACACAGACTGCAGCAGATGCAGTAACTAAGATGGTGCATGCAGCCAAACATTTCCTTAAGCTTAACGACGCAGCTGTTAAAACAATTGAAAAGTTTGGCTGCCTAGCTGATGCACTAACAGAACTGACACAGGTCCAGACAGAAT TACCCTCTGTTCATCATGACTGA